In Bicyclus anynana chromosome 1, ilBicAnyn1.1, whole genome shotgun sequence, a single window of DNA contains:
- the LOC112049608 gene encoding Golgi phosphoprotein 3 homolog sauron: MNRTEGLVQRKHVAKENNSDGSRENNDVDDKRNDKNFDDGDSKETRLTLMEEVLLLGLKDKEGYTSFWNDCISSGLRGCILIELGLRGRVELERAGMRRKGLLSRKVIVKSDTPTGDVLLDEALKHMKDTDPPETVQSWIEYLSGETWNPMKLKYQLKNVRERLAKNLVEKGVLTTEKQNFLLFDMTTHPLTDNVVKCRLVKKVQEAALRRSIVDVAHADKRSLALLMLAHSADVLENAFAPLSDEDYELATRRVRALLDLDFEAEAMRPDACEIMWAVFAAFTK; the protein is encoded by the exons ATGAATCGCACCGAAGGGTTGGTGCAGCGAAAACATGttgcaaaagaaaataattctgATGGAAGCAGAGAAAACAACGATGTGGACGATAAGAGGAACGATAAAAATTTTGATGACGGCGATTCAAAGGAAACTCGATTAACTCTCATGGAAGAAGTACTACTGTTAGGGTTAAAAGACAAAGAA GGTTACACATCTTTTTGGAATGATTGCATATCTAGCGGCCTCAGGGGCTGTATCTTGATAGAATTAGGATTAAGAGGACGTGTTGAATTGGAGAGAGCTGGCATGAGAAGAAAAGGATTATTGTCTAGAAAAGTTATTGTGAAATCAG acaCTCCAACTGGTGATGTGTTGTTAGATGAAGCATTGAAACACATGAAAGATACTGATCCACCAGAGACAGTCCAAAGTTGGATAGAATATCTCAGtg gtGAAACATGGAATCCTATGAAATtgaaatatcaattaaaaaatgtacgAGAGAGGCTTGCAAAAAATTTAGTAGAAAAAGGAGTACTTACAACTGAGAAACAAAATTTCCTATTGTTTGATATGACTACACATCCACTTACTGATAATGTGGTTAAGTGCCGTTTGGTTAAAAAG GTGCAAGAAGCGGCGCTTCGTCGCTCCATAGTGGACGTGGCGCACGCCGACAAGCGCTCGCTAGCGCTGCTGATGCTGGCGCACTCCGCCGACGTCCTCGAGAACGCGTTCGCGCCGCTCTCCGACGAGGACTACGAGTTGGCTACGCGGCGAGTACGCGCGCTCCTCGACCTAGACTTCGAGGCCGAGGCCATGCGCCCCGATGCCTGCGAGATCATGTGGGCAGTGTTCGCCGCATTCACCAAATAG